Proteins from a single region of Psychrobacter cryohalolentis K5:
- a CDS encoding DUF4385 domain-containing protein codes for MREFDYDLDYKNLDLRAQPELYRVGRGEQGVLLVEPYKSEILPYWRFATPEIALESSDTIYQMFLDYLAAHDFVGADMARKFIQMGFTRARRYANHKGGKKYKGAVPDDKKGQSGAHGREELPRQIEDPIKAESARIFKEKWDLCRENKDYLAMKAEHRERYKDIE; via the coding sequence ATGAGAGAATTTGATTATGACTTGGATTATAAAAATTTAGATTTGCGCGCGCAGCCTGAGCTGTACCGTGTCGGTCGCGGTGAGCAAGGGGTGTTATTGGTAGAGCCTTATAAGTCTGAGATACTGCCGTACTGGCGCTTTGCCACCCCTGAGATTGCGCTTGAGAGTAGCGATACTATTTATCAGATGTTTTTAGATTATCTAGCAGCCCATGACTTTGTAGGCGCTGATATGGCACGCAAATTTATTCAAATGGGTTTTACCCGTGCCCGCCGCTATGCCAATCATAAAGGCGGTAAAAAGTATAAAGGGGCGGTCCCTGATGATAAAAAAGGTCAAAGCGGCGCGCATGGTCGCGAAGAGTTACCACGACAAATCGAAGACCCTATCAAAGCAGAGTCTGCACGTATTTTTAAGGAAAAATGGGATTTATGCCGTGAAAATAAAGATTATTTAGCGATGAAAGCTGAACACCGTGAGCGCTATAAAGATATTGAATAG
- a CDS encoding phosphoglycolate phosphatase, with protein sequence MDKQLLIFDFDGTLIDSVPDLADATNAMLTTLGKTPYPLNSIRNWVGNGSRMLVERALVGKIEVLEGELAKEAVDHAEQVFFDAYKNISGSKTVAYPDVDSGLRKLQAAGYELALVTNKPIRFVPKILQAFGWQDIFSEVLGGDSLSSKKPDPAPLLHVCETLNVTPKQAVMIGDSRNDILAGQNANMDTLALSYGYNYGQDIRELNPTAAFDDFSALVDYLLKS encoded by the coding sequence ATGGATAAGCAACTTTTAATTTTTGATTTTGATGGTACCCTTATTGATAGCGTGCCAGATTTGGCGGATGCGACCAATGCGATGCTGACTACCCTTGGCAAAACGCCCTATCCTCTCAATAGCATTCGTAACTGGGTCGGTAATGGCTCAAGAATGCTTGTTGAGCGCGCCTTGGTTGGTAAGATAGAGGTTTTAGAGGGTGAATTAGCCAAAGAAGCCGTCGACCATGCTGAGCAAGTATTTTTCGATGCTTATAAAAATATCAGTGGCAGCAAAACTGTCGCTTACCCCGATGTTGATAGTGGGCTCAGAAAGCTACAAGCAGCAGGATATGAGCTGGCATTGGTCACCAATAAGCCGATTCGTTTTGTACCAAAAATACTGCAAGCCTTTGGCTGGCAAGACATCTTTAGCGAAGTGCTTGGCGGTGATAGCTTGTCTAGCAAAAAACCAGACCCCGCGCCGTTATTACATGTCTGTGAGACGTTGAATGTTACTCCAAAACAAGCGGTCATGATTGGTGATTCAAGAAATGATATCTTAGCGGGACAAAATGCCAATATGGACACGCTCGCATTGTCTTATGGTTATAACTATGGGCAAGATATTCGTGAGCTTAATCCTACGGCAGCCTTCGATGATTTTAGCGCTTTGGTGGACTATTTATTAAAGAGTTAG
- the hisB gene encoding imidazoleglycerol-phosphate dehydratase HisB, which translates to MTANLTTTANIPNTAEQDPTQKLNLHGRPERIATVERITAETQVTCTVNLDGTGQGTVDTGVPFLDHMIDQIKRHGLFDLDIKCTGDTFIDDHHSVEDTGITLGQAFNKALGDKKGIRRYGHFYAPLDEALTRAVVDLSGRPGLHMDIPFTRSHVGTFDVDLFSEFFYGFVNHSWMTVHLDNLKGKNSHHQIESTFKAFARALRMACEYDERALNTLPSTKEAF; encoded by the coding sequence ATGACCGCCAATTTAACGACGACAGCCAATATACCCAATACAGCTGAGCAAGATCCTACGCAAAAACTAAATTTACATGGTCGCCCTGAACGTATCGCGACTGTTGAGCGTATTACTGCTGAGACCCAAGTGACCTGTACGGTCAATCTTGATGGTACAGGGCAAGGTACTGTGGACACTGGCGTCCCGTTTTTGGATCATATGATTGACCAAATCAAGCGTCACGGTTTGTTTGACTTAGACATCAAATGTACCGGTGATACTTTCATCGATGATCACCACAGTGTTGAAGATACAGGCATTACGCTTGGTCAAGCATTTAACAAAGCATTAGGTGATAAAAAAGGTATCCGTCGTTATGGGCATTTTTACGCGCCACTAGACGAAGCATTGACGCGTGCGGTTGTTGATTTATCTGGTCGTCCAGGTCTGCATATGGATATTCCCTTTACGCGCTCGCATGTCGGCACTTTTGATGTCGATTTATTTAGCGAATTCTTCTATGGTTTTGTGAATCATTCGTGGATGACCGTGCATTTAGATAATCTAAAAGGCAAAAACAGTCATCATCAAATCGAATCTACCTTTAAAGCCTTTGCTCGTGCGCTACGTATGGCGTGTGAATACGATGAACGTGCGCTAAATACCTTGCCATCGACCAAAGAGGCGTTTTAG
- a CDS encoding valine--pyruvate transaminase has translation MKFSKFGQKFTQPTGISQLMDDLGDALKSDQPVNMLGGGNPAKIDAVNELFLETYKALGNDNDAGEANSSAIISMANYSNPQGDSAFIDALVGFFNRHYDWNLTSENIALTNGSQNAFFYLFNLFGGAFIDEQSQSLDKSILLPLTPEYIGYSDVHVEGQHFAAVLPHIDEVTHDGEEGFFKYRVDFEALENLPALKEGRIGAICCSRPTNPTGNVLTDDEMAHLAEIAKQYDIPLIIDNAYGMPFPNIIYSDAHLNWDNNTILCFSLSKIGLPGMRTGIIVADAKVIEAVSAMNAVVNLAPTRFGAAIATPLVENDRIKQLADNEIKPFYQKQVTLAVKLLKEALGDYPLMIHKPEGAIFLWLWFKDLPISTLELYERLKEKGTLIVPSEYFFPGVDVSDYQHAHECIRMSIAADEQTLTDGIRAIGEVVRELYDEAKNNKAS, from the coding sequence ATGAAATTCTCAAAGTTCGGTCAAAAATTTACCCAGCCCACTGGCATCTCACAATTAATGGACGATCTAGGCGACGCGCTAAAAAGCGATCAGCCTGTAAATATGCTGGGCGGTGGTAACCCTGCCAAAATTGATGCCGTCAATGAGTTATTTTTGGAAACGTATAAAGCGCTTGGTAATGACAATGATGCGGGTGAGGCCAATAGTAGCGCTATCATCAGCATGGCGAATTACTCTAATCCACAAGGTGATTCGGCCTTTATCGATGCCTTGGTTGGCTTCTTTAACCGTCATTATGATTGGAATCTGACCTCAGAAAATATCGCGCTGACCAATGGCTCACAGAATGCATTTTTCTATCTATTCAACCTATTCGGTGGCGCTTTCATTGATGAACAGAGCCAGTCTTTAGACAAATCCATTCTACTGCCATTGACCCCTGAGTATATCGGCTATAGCGACGTGCATGTCGAAGGTCAGCATTTCGCAGCGGTACTACCGCATATCGATGAAGTGACGCATGATGGCGAGGAAGGTTTCTTTAAATATCGCGTCGACTTTGAAGCGTTAGAGAACTTGCCAGCATTAAAGGAAGGTCGCATCGGCGCGATTTGCTGCTCACGCCCGACCAATCCTACTGGCAACGTGCTGACCGATGACGAAATGGCGCATTTGGCCGAGATTGCCAAACAGTATGACATACCGCTGATTATCGATAACGCCTACGGTATGCCCTTCCCTAACATCATCTACTCTGACGCGCATCTGAATTGGGATAACAATACGATTCTATGCTTTAGCCTGTCTAAAATTGGCCTGCCCGGTATGCGTACGGGGATTATCGTGGCCGATGCGAAAGTGATCGAAGCCGTCAGCGCGATGAATGCGGTGGTGAATCTAGCACCGACAAGATTTGGTGCAGCGATTGCCACGCCATTGGTAGAAAACGATCGTATCAAGCAATTAGCTGATAATGAGATTAAGCCGTTTTATCAAAAGCAGGTCACCCTTGCCGTGAAGCTGTTAAAAGAAGCATTGGGCGATTATCCATTGATGATTCATAAGCCTGAAGGCGCGATTTTCCTATGGTTGTGGTTTAAAGACTTGCCGATTAGTACGCTTGAGCTGTACGAGCGCCTAAAAGAAAAAGGTACGCTTATTGTACCAAGCGAGTACTTCTTCCCCGGTGTCGATGTCAGCGATTATCAGCACGCACACGAGTGTATTCGTATGAGTATCGCTGCTGATGAGCAAACACTGACTGATGGTATTAGAGCAATTGGTGAAGTAGTACGTGAGTTGTATGATGAAGCTAAAAATAACAAAGCATCATAA
- the hisH gene encoding imidazole glycerol phosphate synthase subunit HisH, producing MSRATKIALLDYGMGNLHSASKALSAVGAEVSITNDPKVVAAADKIFFPGVGAMRDCIAGMHAAGIDEVIRQAIFNKPVMAICVGMQALFEQSAENGGTPCLSILDGTVPAFDPAWKDEKGVQIKVPHMGWNTISGMDFEHPLWSGIEDKAHFYFVHSYYCEPADSSQVAAICDYGQPFCASILQDNLFATQFHPEKSHTAGLQLLKNFVDWDI from the coding sequence ATGAGTCGTGCCACAAAAATTGCACTATTAGATTATGGTATGGGTAACTTGCACTCAGCCAGCAAAGCATTATCAGCGGTCGGGGCAGAAGTCTCTATCACCAATGACCCAAAAGTCGTGGCGGCAGCAGATAAGATTTTCTTCCCAGGCGTCGGTGCTATGCGTGATTGTATCGCTGGCATGCATGCGGCAGGTATTGACGAGGTCATACGTCAGGCGATATTTAATAAGCCTGTTATGGCTATCTGTGTTGGCATGCAGGCGTTATTTGAGCAGTCTGCTGAAAATGGTGGCACGCCTTGTTTGAGCATCTTAGATGGCACGGTACCCGCTTTTGATCCGGCATGGAAAGATGAAAAAGGGGTACAAATAAAAGTACCGCATATGGGCTGGAATACTATTAGTGGCATGGATTTTGAGCATCCATTGTGGAGTGGTATCGAAGACAAGGCGCATTTTTATTTTGTGCACAGTTATTACTGTGAGCCAGCAGATAGCTCGCAAGTGGCTGCTATTTGTGATTATGGTCAGCCGTTTTGTGCCAGTATCTTGCAAGATAATTTATTTGCCACCCAGTTCCATCCAGAAAAAAGCCATACCGCAGGTTTGCAGCTATTAAAGAATTTTGTAGACTGGGATATTTAA